One region of Termitidicoccus mucosus genomic DNA includes:
- a CDS encoding ATP-binding protein: MADTKSASRLDQHLRLRLGDLDDSAFERFFLAFLNAGIALAIERKGERVERRIIEANTYAAGTGRAQKGIDLIAKVEGGETWVFQCKRHKSWSVSQTTAAVGKATHPAQHYFLLVACDPYKDVQDEMDKHANWSFWNLDRICQEFRMRVPVHKQPQILTFLAPEELKRFAPYATDALVPAKDYFASIQSSGHSFHHRYQFVGRQEEIRQLREFVADPAAKVLKISGKGGDGKSRLLWELAANGCSGADAPEVLFLNPHSSGDLTLALWDIDRPRVVVVDDAHRLERVSNELLGRIREGSATKLVLATRPQGNEALDERLRDHGLSDARHVEVTPLKKKDMVALAIDALGKKLKDRAKELVALTGDSPFLTALAGDLLQRGRLLWGAWHTVEEFRAAVFRSFEADNLEHLGADDRTHGARLLRIVALLAPVTPNASFHEQAAACLGIAKVDVEALLQRLQAAGIVSTERQNVRVIPDLFSDFLVFDTAFDAKRRVPEFARTVLQKFPEQSAAILRNLTEVLWVGSQQAPNRDELLKPLLEAEFAKFDASNFYERSRMVEHWTAFSVFLPEESLALAEKVLTQTTATRGYSSDFQMDPSDDGINTHRYACAGLPSLIKPIALWHDAYRDAALDFLWRMGLETPQGMFDGGKNHPWSVIASVLQFTPKKPVAISEAVLDWISRLVQRPSVKEVIASHRSVLNTLLEPCFDRFVEFSEWQGRTVRWWKQPVNLTVTAPIRERALAILSGMIDDPSWLVALDAIRAVERALHRVAGSEAAHAADKEKFRAQWRPERLKALALLDRALSRHAEVMVLFAIRQLLLRDLAYEEDDEFAKSAREILEKVPDSFELRLATIINTQGYFEFSVDFPRAKRSEMQEKIKELWEMHLGNFATEFVQTKPDTGAAITRLDAMARESELAGHTPRSGELLGAIAEGHPDYAVALADAMLDPRRNDRITAVWQQLLYGLPPSHETQAVRLIALAAEHPRTEMRRGVVDYFRFRNRKEMTLELDERALLERMAAKAGPDEIMSFVNLVQWVGKSCAAWGFDLLGRLPLEGQPVGAHSELLAALNPYHARDVIPPRAVVEYVLNALVEVPEINVDHHGGGYERAAKLYPRVVYEFVLKRAAYYEKLGPKSRFQVLPHDILSRFELPGLEQEADFNEICSLLWDRMRTKSADHMEYVWRELFQGIVLDHPDFWVPRLTAAVDQTTSFDELRNLVEVLHFEGSLVVFRYPDLTWKILRKAEDFDGTKGFERMRASLWVVSGPRSRSYSNGELDKNQDYLEAEAIQAAANHAADPVLGLFFRWIAERERDQREESRKIYQANMAAMDDE, encoded by the coding sequence ATGGCCGATACAAAATCAGCATCCCGTCTCGACCAACACCTCCGCCTCCGGCTGGGGGACTTGGACGATTCTGCCTTTGAAAGGTTCTTCCTCGCGTTCCTGAACGCGGGCATCGCGCTGGCGATCGAGCGGAAGGGCGAACGTGTTGAGCGCCGAATCATCGAGGCGAACACCTATGCCGCCGGAACCGGACGGGCTCAAAAAGGCATTGACCTGATCGCCAAGGTCGAGGGCGGCGAAACTTGGGTGTTTCAGTGCAAGCGCCACAAGTCGTGGTCTGTATCCCAAACGACGGCGGCGGTTGGTAAGGCCACGCACCCTGCACAGCACTACTTTCTCTTGGTCGCATGCGATCCGTACAAGGACGTGCAGGATGAAATGGACAAGCATGCCAACTGGTCGTTCTGGAACCTCGACCGTATCTGCCAAGAATTTCGGATGCGGGTGCCAGTCCACAAGCAGCCGCAAATCCTCACCTTTCTGGCACCCGAGGAATTGAAACGATTCGCTCCCTACGCCACGGATGCCTTGGTCCCTGCGAAGGATTACTTTGCCTCCATCCAAAGTTCCGGGCATTCATTTCACCACCGCTATCAGTTCGTGGGCCGTCAGGAGGAGATTCGACAGCTGCGTGAATTCGTAGCGGACCCCGCCGCGAAGGTTCTCAAAATTTCAGGCAAGGGAGGCGACGGCAAAAGCCGTCTGCTGTGGGAACTCGCCGCCAATGGGTGCAGCGGTGCGGACGCTCCCGAGGTCCTGTTCCTCAACCCACATTCTTCCGGCGACCTAACCTTGGCGCTGTGGGACATTGATCGACCGCGAGTCGTTGTGGTGGACGACGCTCATCGCCTGGAGCGAGTGTCGAACGAACTGCTCGGACGGATTCGGGAAGGATCGGCCACCAAGCTCGTGCTCGCGACGCGGCCGCAAGGCAATGAAGCGTTGGATGAGCGTCTGCGCGACCACGGGTTATCCGATGCGCGCCATGTAGAAGTTACTCCACTCAAGAAGAAGGACATGGTGGCACTCGCAATCGATGCCTTGGGCAAAAAGCTCAAGGACCGTGCCAAGGAGTTGGTTGCCCTCACTGGGGACAGCCCGTTTCTCACCGCGCTTGCCGGCGATCTGCTCCAACGCGGGCGACTGCTCTGGGGCGCGTGGCACACCGTCGAGGAATTTCGCGCCGCTGTCTTTCGTTCGTTCGAGGCCGACAACCTCGAGCATTTGGGCGCAGACGATCGCACCCACGGCGCCAGGCTCCTTCGAATCGTCGCCTTGCTGGCACCGGTAACACCCAATGCGAGCTTCCATGAGCAGGCTGCAGCCTGCCTAGGAATCGCAAAGGTCGACGTCGAGGCCTTGCTGCAACGTCTTCAAGCCGCAGGCATCGTCTCCACCGAACGTCAGAATGTCCGGGTCATTCCGGACCTTTTTTCCGATTTTCTCGTCTTCGACACCGCCTTCGACGCGAAGCGTCGGGTCCCTGAGTTTGCACGCACTGTCCTTCAGAAATTTCCGGAACAGTCGGCGGCGATTCTCCGCAACTTGACAGAGGTACTATGGGTCGGGAGCCAACAGGCCCCTAATCGCGACGAATTGCTGAAACCTCTCCTCGAAGCGGAATTCGCCAAGTTCGACGCATCCAATTTCTACGAGCGGTCACGGATGGTGGAACATTGGACCGCATTCAGCGTGTTCCTGCCCGAAGAATCGCTGGCACTCGCTGAAAAAGTCCTCACCCAGACGACCGCCACTCGGGGCTACTCTTCCGATTTCCAGATGGATCCCAGTGACGACGGGATCAACACCCACCGCTACGCCTGCGCGGGACTGCCATCGTTGATCAAACCAATCGCGCTGTGGCATGATGCCTACCGCGACGCCGCGTTGGATTTCTTGTGGAGGATGGGACTGGAGACGCCGCAAGGAATGTTCGATGGTGGCAAGAATCACCCTTGGTCAGTTATCGCGTCAGTGCTCCAGTTCACCCCCAAGAAGCCGGTGGCGATCTCCGAAGCCGTGTTGGATTGGATCAGCCGGCTGGTGCAGCGCCCGTCCGTGAAAGAGGTCATCGCGTCACATCGCTCGGTCCTGAACACGCTCCTCGAACCGTGCTTCGATCGATTTGTTGAATTCAGCGAATGGCAGGGACGGACCGTGCGCTGGTGGAAACAGCCCGTAAACCTCACCGTTACGGCGCCTATCCGGGAACGCGCGCTGGCCATCCTATCAGGCATGATCGACGATCCGTCCTGGCTCGTCGCGTTGGACGCCATTCGCGCGGTCGAGCGGGCTCTTCATCGAGTCGCGGGATCGGAGGCCGCGCACGCGGCGGACAAGGAGAAATTCCGGGCACAGTGGCGGCCGGAACGCTTGAAGGCCTTGGCGCTGCTTGATCGCGCGCTTTCGCGCCATGCGGAAGTCATGGTGCTTTTTGCCATCCGCCAGCTTCTCTTGCGCGACCTCGCTTACGAGGAGGACGATGAGTTCGCGAAGTCCGCGCGTGAGATTCTTGAGAAAGTGCCCGATTCGTTCGAGCTGAGGCTGGCGACGATCATCAACACGCAGGGCTATTTCGAGTTCTCGGTCGACTTCCCGCGCGCGAAGCGCAGCGAGATGCAGGAGAAGATCAAGGAACTGTGGGAGATGCATCTCGGCAATTTCGCCACGGAGTTCGTGCAAACCAAACCGGACACCGGCGCGGCAATCACCCGCCTCGATGCTATGGCGCGCGAAAGCGAACTCGCCGGTCATACCCCCCGATCTGGCGAACTGCTCGGCGCAATCGCCGAGGGCCATCCCGACTACGCCGTCGCGCTCGCCGACGCCATGCTGGATCCCCGCCGCAACGACCGCATCACCGCGGTGTGGCAGCAACTCCTCTATGGATTGCCTCCTTCGCACGAGACGCAAGCGGTGCGGCTGATCGCACTGGCAGCGGAGCACCCGCGCACCGAAATGCGGCGCGGCGTGGTGGATTACTTCCGATTCCGAAATCGCAAGGAGATGACTCTAGAGTTAGACGAACGCGCCCTGCTGGAGCGAATGGCTGCCAAGGCCGGGCCGGACGAGATCATGAGTTTCGTCAATTTGGTCCAGTGGGTCGGCAAATCCTGCGCGGCTTGGGGCTTTGATCTTCTCGGGCGACTTCCGCTCGAAGGCCAGCCCGTCGGTGCGCACAGTGAATTACTGGCTGCGTTGAATCCTTACCATGCGCGCGACGTCATCCCGCCTCGCGCGGTTGTTGAGTATGTTCTCAACGCTTTGGTCGAGGTGCCCGAGATTAACGTCGACCATCACGGCGGAGGGTACGAACGCGCCGCGAAGCTCTATCCGCGCGTGGTGTATGAGTTCGTGCTCAAACGAGCCGCATACTACGAAAAGCTCGGCCCGAAGTCCCGCTTCCAGGTCCTGCCTCACGACATTTTGTCGCGTTTCGAACTGCCCGGCCTGGAGCAGGAAGCCGACTTCAACGAAATCTGCTCACTTCTCTGGGACAGGATGCGGACGAAATCCGCTGATCACATGGAATACGTATGGCGCGAACTCTTCCAAGGCATCGTGCTCGACCATCCGGATTTCTGGGTGCCAAGGTTGACCGCCGCTGTTGATCAAACCACATCGTTCGATGAGCTGCGAAACTTGGTCGAGGTGCTTCATTTTGAAGGTTCGCTAGTCGTATTTCGTTATCCGGATCTCACGTGGAAAATCCTGCGCAAGGCCGAGGACTTCGACGGCACAAAGGGATTTGAGCGCATGCGTGCGTCGCTCTGGGTCGTCAGCGGCCCCCGCAGCCGTTCTTACAGCAACGGTGAGCTGGACAAAAATCAGGACTATCTGGAGGCTGAGGCGATTCAGGCGGCAGCCAACCATGCCGCCGATCCCGTGCTGGGGCTCTTTTTCCGGTGGATTGCGGAGCGGGAGCGCGATCAGCGCGAGGAGAGTCGCAAAATATATCAGGCCAACATGGCCGCGATGGACGATGAATAG
- a CDS encoding restriction endonuclease has translation MYDRVAATRDSDDPNWRARTLLWIIDIALHNLAAALRSGKRVKWRSPFWAFQYPVEWDWKKWRWNQSELAMRYGELSSRNTQTRKEAMRSLAQISTRESIYTTLQYFTNEVSTFKRGRYQHPMMPEPLAESVRSIRGRNAQVRALEKLFAPFSIGAAEIELPEGIKPRQRIPRKLAKQLAEQTSGMRHLICRLSINGHPVSVRIIFQAFPLTIDELQKRVYFPITIGIALTPDEPVDWNFARPPAWLDPAQWRASHRRKLWTTLSEFLRRGIDDLQPKQNNAVVREIAKTSATLQIEMEACSPDDVQQSASELLETLRQKGFLTKYQVQTAAPVAGSSKEALRRMLSAVENSEDSRAKGTALEKLLTALLKGVPGFEVQKGVRTLTEEIDVKVLNSNPDPRWRDTPIVLVECKNWSGVCGKNEVVLFQAKLENRRGRAKLGFLVSWNGFARTTAHELLRGSRGNTQIALLSAEHIRTAVEHGDILPSFREAVDRADAT, from the coding sequence TTGTATGATCGCGTCGCCGCCACCCGCGACAGCGATGATCCGAATTGGCGCGCTCGAACCCTGCTTTGGATCATCGACATCGCTTTGCACAATCTCGCGGCCGCATTGCGTTCCGGCAAGCGGGTGAAGTGGCGCTCTCCTTTTTGGGCGTTTCAGTACCCGGTAGAGTGGGACTGGAAAAAATGGCGCTGGAACCAGAGCGAACTGGCAATGCGCTATGGAGAGTTATCGAGCCGCAATACCCAGACGCGCAAAGAAGCGATGCGATCCCTTGCACAGATCAGCACGCGCGAGAGCATCTACACGACGCTCCAATACTTCACCAACGAGGTATCCACGTTCAAGCGAGGCCGTTACCAGCACCCGATGATGCCGGAGCCGTTGGCGGAGTCGGTGCGGAGCATTCGGGGACGAAATGCGCAGGTCCGCGCCCTCGAAAAGCTATTTGCTCCATTTTCGATCGGTGCCGCAGAAATCGAGCTGCCCGAAGGAATCAAACCAAGACAACGGATCCCGCGGAAGCTGGCCAAACAGTTGGCAGAACAGACATCGGGCATGCGGCACTTGATCTGTCGCTTGTCTATCAACGGTCATCCCGTGTCCGTTCGGATTATCTTTCAAGCATTCCCGTTGACGATCGATGAACTTCAGAAGCGTGTGTACTTTCCCATTACGATCGGGATCGCCCTGACGCCTGATGAGCCCGTCGATTGGAATTTCGCACGGCCTCCTGCCTGGCTCGACCCGGCGCAATGGCGCGCGTCCCATCGTCGTAAACTATGGACCACACTCTCCGAATTCTTGCGGCGGGGAATCGATGATCTGCAGCCGAAGCAGAACAATGCTGTGGTGAGGGAAATCGCGAAGACCTCGGCGACCCTGCAGATTGAAATGGAGGCGTGCTCCCCGGACGATGTGCAGCAGTCCGCCTCCGAACTGCTGGAAACCCTCCGACAGAAGGGATTCCTCACGAAGTATCAGGTCCAGACAGCGGCGCCCGTTGCGGGCAGCTCGAAAGAAGCGCTTCGCAGGATGCTCAGCGCCGTGGAAAATTCCGAAGACTCGCGCGCCAAAGGCACGGCTCTCGAGAAATTGCTCACCGCGTTGCTAAAAGGAGTGCCCGGTTTCGAGGTCCAGAAAGGCGTCAGGACCCTCACGGAGGAAATCGACGTCAAGGTTCTGAATTCCAACCCCGACCCTCGATGGCGGGACACACCGATCGTTCTCGTCGAGTGTAAGAACTGGTCCGGGGTCTGTGGAAAAAACGAAGTGGTGCTCTTTCAAGCCAAACTCGAAAACCGCCGAGGGCGCGCAAAGCTCGGTTTCCTGGTATCTTGGAACGGATTTGCGAGGACCACTGCACACGAATTGCTCCGCGGCTCCCGCGGTAACACGCAGATTGCCCTCCTGAGTGCCGAACACATTAGGACCGCGGTTGAGCACGGCGACATCCTTCCCAGCTTTCGTGAGGCTGTTGACCGTGCTGACGCCACCTGA
- a CDS encoding VRR-NUC domain-containing protein: protein MMCACDREIGERYLPHQLASGRDYENRQTFKVTHGFQPAICNECRGLPPANTPLAAIHRRTSKIARYYWREIAFELMRRLDELPGAPGGKISKEKRKEVEQAVHADFRARHEQNPKYSFLERPQSEVLATTKTEIISIAAPHVPQPTGGILIEGSTGLVTPERFAEQYFEARGYECMQCESRPFHVLFGIYMYLLVQDPADPRNRMVMFGSRTAYDQKINGVEIWTSLPEDFGAPGYYKRRRKAIARHFMLIDDSDWLFDYWLGDSERLREYLWAHQPADVAAARRVRMILGPENLRKVLLYLIRHYWGHYLGWPDLLVYRPDEFFFVEVKSSKDKLSEDQKRWIVDNHECLHFGFKLFKITTPSKQAAAKA, encoded by the coding sequence ATGATGTGCGCCTGCGACCGGGAAATTGGTGAGCGCTACCTCCCGCACCAACTGGCCAGCGGCAGGGACTACGAGAACCGACAGACTTTCAAGGTCACGCATGGCTTTCAGCCGGCGATCTGCAACGAATGCCGCGGGCTGCCGCCAGCCAATACCCCCTTGGCTGCTATTCACCGCCGCACCTCCAAGATCGCCCGCTACTATTGGCGTGAGATCGCGTTCGAACTGATGCGTCGACTCGACGAATTACCCGGGGCTCCGGGCGGGAAAATCAGCAAGGAAAAACGCAAGGAGGTGGAGCAAGCAGTGCACGCGGACTTCCGGGCCCGCCACGAACAAAATCCGAAATACTCTTTCCTAGAGCGCCCGCAGTCAGAGGTGCTCGCCACGACCAAGACGGAAATCATTTCCATTGCGGCACCGCACGTACCCCAGCCCACGGGCGGCATTCTGATCGAAGGCAGCACCGGGCTAGTTACCCCGGAGCGATTCGCGGAGCAGTATTTTGAGGCGCGCGGATACGAATGCATGCAATGCGAAAGTCGGCCCTTCCATGTCCTTTTCGGGATCTACATGTATCTCCTCGTCCAGGACCCGGCCGACCCCCGGAACCGCATGGTCATGTTTGGCTCTCGGACCGCTTATGACCAGAAGATCAATGGTGTGGAAATCTGGACCAGTCTACCTGAGGATTTCGGCGCGCCCGGCTACTACAAGCGGCGCCGCAAAGCGATTGCACGGCACTTCATGCTGATCGACGATTCCGACTGGTTGTTCGACTATTGGCTCGGTGATAGCGAGAGACTGCGTGAATACCTCTGGGCACATCAGCCGGCCGACGTCGCCGCGGCCCGCCGCGTCCGCATGATTCTCGGACCGGAGAATCTGCGCAAAGTACTGCTCTATCTAATCCGGCACTACTGGGGGCACTATTTGGGGTGGCCCGACCTTTTGGTGTACCGGCCCGACGAATTCTTCTTCGTAGAGGTCAAATCCTCGAAGGACAAATTGAGCGAGGACCAAAAACGCTGGATCGTCGATAATCACGAGTGCCTGCACTTCGGTTTCAAGCTCTTCAAGATTACCACCCCATCCAAGCAAGCGGCGGCCAAAGCCTGA
- a CDS encoding IS66 family transposase — protein MPIALQPVEPADAAAGRGRDATGRANLRARHFARSLRWLHALALGWRERSRPKSGLGAASGYLLAQWAPLSRHVGHGQTRLDNNLVENAIRPTALGKKNWLFIGHPDAGRRAAILYSIIVSCLRHGKDPAAYLRDVLSRLPSMTNQDDLEAITPRRWQPASAFSS, from the coding sequence ATCCCAATCGCGCTCCAGCCGGTAGAGCCGGCCGACGCCGCAGCCGGACGCGGACGCGATGCCACCGGGCGCGCAAACCTGCGCGCCCGTCACTTCGCGCGAAGTCTGCGCTGGCTGCACGCCCTAGCCCTGGGCTGGCGCGAGCGCTCGCGGCCCAAGTCCGGACTCGGCGCGGCCAGCGGCTACCTGCTCGCGCAGTGGGCTCCGCTGTCCCGCCATGTCGGACACGGCCAGACCCGGCTCGACAACAACCTAGTTGAAAACGCCATCCGCCCCACCGCGCTGGGCAAGAAAAACTGGCTGTTCATCGGTCACCCCGACGCCGGTCGCCGTGCCGCCATCCTCTACTCGATCATCGTTTCCTGCCTGCGCCACGGCAAGGATCCAGCCGCCTACCTGCGCGATGTTCTCTCTCGCCTGCCCTCAATGACCAACCAGGACGACCTCGAGGCGATCACGCCCCGCCGCTGGCAACCTGCCTCTGCTTTCTCCTCGTAG
- a CDS encoding IS66 family transposase yields MQPAQTSREVTGAQVCAPGGIASASGCGVGRLYRLERDWDQADEKAGGNRDPAERARWRARYYERTLRWLHSLALALRSRHRPKSELGQAAGYLLGQWSALSGHVGHGQTRLDNNLVENAIRPTALGKKNWLFIGHPDAGQRSAILYSLIVSCLRHGKEPLAYLRDVLTRLPSMTNQNDLGPLLPSRWQPRA; encoded by the coding sequence GTGCAGCCAGCGCAGACTTCGCGCGAAGTGACGGGCGCGCAGGTTTGCGCGCCCGGTGGCATCGCGTCCGCGTCCGGCTGCGGCGTCGGCCGGCTCTACCGGCTGGAGCGCGATTGGGATCAGGCCGACGAGAAGGCCGGGGGGAACCGGGACCCGGCCGAACGCGCCCGGTGGCGGGCGAGGTATTACGAGCGGACGCTGCGCTGGCTGCACTCGCTGGCGCTGGCGTTGCGCTCGCGGCACCGGCCCAAGTCCGAACTTGGACAGGCCGCCGGTTACCTGCTGGGCCAATGGAGCGCCTTGTCCGGGCATGTCGGGCACGGCCAGACCCGGCTCGACAACAATCTGGTTGAAAACGCCATCCGCCCCACCGCGCTGGGCAAGAAAAACTGGCTGTTCATCGGTCACCCCGACGCCGGGCAACGCTCGGCCATCCTCTACTCGCTGATCGTCTCGTGCCTGCGCCACGGCAAGGAACCGCTCGCCTACCTGCGCGACGTGCTCACCCGCCTGCCGTCCATGACCAACCAGAACGACCTCGGCCCCCTGCTGCCCTCGCGCTGGCAACCCCGCGCGTAG
- a CDS encoding MFS transporter: MKKKHDSGHKTTFAEKLAWGAGGMTESLVNCIYSLSFPIFSISLGVSASLVGLAQSLPRMIDAFTDPLMGSISDNTRTRFGRRRPYILIGAIGCGLIVPLIFRPNPGWSEHVLFAWLLSLTIVFFLFFTVWSIPWSALGLEMSDDYNDRTSLQVTRMVFATIAQIAISWAYKLCFYFDKNELIGVRSVTLIVGGIMFGGGVLSALFIKEWRKTSNQAKLNLLSAVKMTLRNRPFLLVCCTVLFFAGGVIVVEPMLLYVNIHHVYDGARAPASTIMGISGTVGVITTVLLLPLGGWLSSKVGKRHAAYIALSLIVVGKGSQYFLVTPNHPYLQIISRIIFQPGIMLMWALVPSMIADICDLDELQTGARREAVFSAVYQWIWKLGATLAVALAGTLLTFFGADSIAPGVKLDAGTIQNLRISLAIVPPLFGVLAFLCIWKYPLTAEKIQEIKEQKNAIPN, encoded by the coding sequence ATGAAAAAAAAACATGACTCAGGTCACAAGACCACCTTCGCCGAAAAACTAGCCTGGGGAGCAGGCGGGATGACCGAGAGCCTGGTGAATTGCATCTACTCACTGTCCTTTCCCATCTTCTCCATCTCGCTGGGCGTAAGCGCCAGTCTCGTCGGCCTCGCACAAAGCCTCCCGCGCATGATCGATGCGTTCACCGACCCGCTCATGGGCAGTATCTCGGACAACACCCGCACGCGGTTCGGCAGGAGACGTCCCTACATCCTCATAGGAGCCATCGGCTGCGGCCTGATTGTGCCTCTGATCTTCCGGCCAAATCCGGGGTGGAGCGAGCACGTATTGTTCGCATGGTTGCTGTCGTTGACCATAGTGTTCTTCCTCTTCTTTACGGTCTGGAGTATCCCTTGGAGCGCGCTCGGGCTGGAAATGAGCGACGACTACAACGACCGAACTTCGCTCCAGGTCACCAGGATGGTATTCGCAACTATCGCACAGATCGCCATCTCATGGGCATATAAACTTTGCTTCTACTTCGACAAAAACGAGTTGATAGGAGTGCGCTCGGTCACGCTGATTGTCGGGGGGATCATGTTCGGCGGCGGAGTGCTCTCCGCCCTCTTCATCAAGGAGTGGCGGAAGACAAGCAACCAGGCAAAACTCAATCTGCTCTCGGCCGTGAAGATGACCCTTCGCAACCGCCCCTTCCTGCTGGTCTGCTGCACGGTGTTGTTTTTCGCAGGCGGTGTGATCGTGGTGGAGCCGATGCTCCTCTACGTAAACATCCACCACGTGTACGACGGTGCCAGGGCCCCCGCCTCCACTATTATGGGGATCAGCGGGACGGTCGGGGTCATCACCACAGTGCTCCTGCTACCCTTGGGAGGATGGCTTTCGAGCAAAGTCGGCAAGCGACACGCCGCCTACATCGCGCTCAGCCTGATAGTCGTTGGAAAAGGATCACAGTACTTCCTCGTAACGCCGAACCATCCCTATCTGCAGATAATTTCCCGTATCATATTTCAGCCCGGAATCATGCTCATGTGGGCACTGGTCCCATCGATGATAGCCGACATCTGTGATCTGGACGAACTGCAGACCGGAGCCAGGAGGGAGGCGGTCTTCAGTGCCGTCTATCAATGGATATGGAAACTCGGAGCCACGCTCGCCGTGGCTCTGGCCGGCACCCTGCTCACCTTTTTCGGAGCCGATAGCATCGCGCCCGGAGTCAAACTGGATGCCGGAACCATTCAAAACCTGCGCATCAGCCTCGCGATCGTTCCCCCGCTATTTGGCGTCCTAGCCTTCCTCTGCATCTGGAAATACCCTTTGACCGCTGAAAAAATCCAAGAAATCAAGGAGCAAAAAAACGCGATCCCAAACTAA